In Thermocrinis minervae, a single genomic region encodes these proteins:
- a CDS encoding response regulator transcription factor has protein sequence MKERILLVEDDLSLGSMLVEGLKYEGFSVDWVKDGFSAIKKVMEEEYDVVLLDLMLPKMDGLKVCKTIRQTKDIPIVVITAKSQIEDKVEVLNAGADDYITKPFSFKELYARIRAVLRRYSKNNKDHIKVGDLFIDLSSAQVIYRGERINLTRREFELLKLLAENPNTVLSREKIYSRIWGSGHEEGSNIVDVYIKNLRRKLKDENHQLIQTVRGFGYMLKSNDS, from the coding sequence ATGAAGGAGAGGATACTTCTGGTAGAAGATGATCTGTCCCTTGGAAGCATGCTCGTTGAAGGTTTAAAGTACGAAGGTTTCTCCGTGGATTGGGTCAAGGATGGCTTTAGTGCTATTAAAAAAGTGATGGAAGAAGAGTACGATGTCGTTCTCCTAGACCTCATGCTTCCTAAGATGGATGGCCTCAAGGTGTGCAAGACTATAAGACAAACCAAAGATATACCTATAGTCGTTATAACTGCCAAGTCCCAGATAGAAGATAAGGTTGAAGTTCTAAACGCCGGTGCTGATGACTACATAACAAAACCCTTTTCCTTCAAAGAACTCTATGCCCGTATAAGGGCTGTACTCAGGAGATACTCAAAGAACAACAAAGACCATATAAAAGTGGGTGATCTTTTCATAGATTTATCATCCGCACAGGTGATCTACAGAGGTGAACGTATAAACCTGACCAGGCGGGAGTTTGAGTTATTAAAGCTTTTGGCAGAAAACCCTAACACTGTATTAAGCAGAGAAAAAATATACAGCCGTATATGGGGTTCGGGTCATGAAGAAGGCTCCAACATAGTGGATGTTTATATAAAGAACCTAAGAAGAAAGTTAAAAGATGAAAATCATCAATTGATACAGACTGTACGTGGGTTTGGTTACATGCTAAAATCTAATGACAGTTAA
- a CDS encoding GTP-binding protein — protein sequence MIVDIEKKIVKAKIVYYGPPQSGKTTNLEKLSEILGLNLLKIDTSGDRTLVFDFATRREVVNGITVSFALYTVPGQEIYKDIRLTVLRGVDALVFVADAQKERLRDNLYFYDLLKEDLRKVGKSIENLPIVLQYNKMDLPNSMNYESLEEALNKCRYTSVCASAIRGEGVQETLDLLINQYLMKIGVITV from the coding sequence ATGATAGTAGACATAGAAAAGAAAATCGTAAAAGCCAAGATAGTTTACTATGGTCCTCCTCAATCTGGTAAAACTACAAACTTAGAAAAGCTCTCTGAAATTTTAGGACTCAATCTTTTGAAAATAGACACCTCTGGTGATAGAACTCTAGTGTTTGACTTTGCAACCAGACGCGAAGTAGTCAATGGAATAACTGTATCCTTTGCCCTCTACACAGTACCAGGACAGGAGATATACAAGGACATAAGGCTCACTGTGCTAAGGGGTGTGGATGCGCTAGTATTCGTGGCTGACGCCCAAAAAGAAAGGCTAAGAGACAACCTGTACTTCTATGACCTCCTGAAAGAAGACCTTAGAAAGGTTGGAAAGAGCATAGAGAACTTACCAATAGTTTTGCAGTACAACAAGATGGACCTTCCCAATAGTATGAATTACGAAAGCTTAGAAGAAGCATTAAACAAGTGTAGATATACATCTGTGTGTGCTTCTGCCATAAGGGGTGAAGGCGTTCAAGAAACATTAGACCTTCTAATAAACCAATATCTCATGAAGATTGGAGTTATAACAGTATAG
- a CDS encoding lipopolysaccharide assembly protein LapA domain-containing protein: MKVLKTIVLFVVIFLFSIFVMQNTQLVNVNIFGTTYQLPLFLLILILLFGGIGLTSLVLMTKHSFLTGSYKTVLKSLAEFYRGYTYRSGEIARKALRKYDEAKALYVQALESSEGLQENISSESGLSEALVGKYALIKRDTQKAKEYSLIALQKDPKNLTALKTLRDAHYLEGLHQEALNYQESVLKLSERWEKDINKRILSELLILTFINSKDEKQLERARDTYGSFFVLAEYIYYLLQKGKQKDVRKELEGAFEKGLQNELLLILSEKGEEIREILPMVEERQDSINKDVLALFYMRLNLVSKLEDLQTSVSENIELLISSYKLGGTVGKLLRDKLKALNKMWVCTICGKEYNFYVPMCDGCFTWGKVNSRRG; the protein is encoded by the coding sequence ATGAAGGTGTTAAAAACCATAGTCCTATTTGTAGTTATCTTCCTCTTCTCAATATTTGTAATGCAAAACACACAATTGGTAAACGTCAACATATTCGGAACTACTTATCAACTCCCTCTGTTCTTGCTCATACTTATCCTGCTATTTGGAGGCATAGGCTTAACAAGCTTAGTTCTTATGACAAAGCACAGCTTTTTAACAGGATCTTACAAAACAGTCCTTAAAAGTCTAGCAGAATTCTACAGAGGGTACACCTACAGATCCGGAGAGATTGCAAGGAAAGCTCTAAGGAAATACGATGAGGCTAAAGCTCTTTACGTACAGGCACTTGAAAGCTCCGAAGGTTTGCAAGAAAACATCTCATCAGAGAGTGGGCTCTCCGAAGCACTAGTAGGAAAGTATGCACTCATAAAAAGGGATACTCAAAAAGCAAAAGAGTATTCCCTCATAGCCCTCCAAAAGGACCCTAAAAATCTTACAGCCCTAAAAACTCTAAGGGATGCACATTATCTAGAAGGATTACATCAAGAAGCTCTAAACTACCAAGAGTCTGTATTAAAACTTTCTGAGAGATGGGAGAAAGATATTAACAAAAGGATACTGTCCGAGCTCTTAATCTTAACTTTTATAAACTCAAAGGACGAAAAACAACTCGAAAGAGCAAGAGATACATATGGATCTTTCTTTGTGTTAGCTGAGTATATATACTACCTGCTGCAGAAAGGTAAACAAAAGGATGTTCGTAAGGAGCTTGAAGGTGCTTTTGAAAAGGGTCTACAGAACGAGCTACTTTTAATCCTTTCCGAAAAAGGTGAAGAGATAAGGGAAATATTACCAATGGTGGAAGAAAGACAAGATAGTATAAACAAAGATGTACTAGCACTTTTTTATATGAGGCTTAACCTCGTAAGTAAGCTTGAAGATCTACAGACTTCTGTCAGTGAAAACATTGAGCTGCTTATATCATCTTACAAGCTAGGTGGTACCGTTGGAAAGCTTTTAAGGGATAAGCTAAAGGCCTTGAACAAAATGTGGGTATGTACAATATGTGGAAAGGAATATAATTTCTATGTACCCATGTGCGATGGATGTTTTACATGGGGAAAAGTAAATTCAAGGAGGGGATAG
- the rsfS gene encoding ribosome silencing factor, with protein sequence MDKLRIIKELLENKKAEDVVIMDVSSLTNIADYFVIASANSPTHARALADYLREELQKRDVYVDHVEGYESGEWILLDLIDVLVHIFLPDVRKYYDLEWLYATAPRVSL encoded by the coding sequence ATGGATAAGCTTAGGATTATAAAAGAACTATTGGAGAATAAAAAGGCGGAGGATGTAGTGATTATGGATGTTTCAAGTCTTACTAACATAGCTGATTACTTTGTCATAGCTTCCGCTAACTCACCTACACATGCAAGGGCTTTAGCAGATTATCTCCGTGAAGAGCTTCAGAAAAGAGATGTATACGTGGATCATGTGGAAGGATATGAAAGCGGTGAGTGGATCTTGTTGGACCTTATAGATGTTTTGGTGCATATATTTTTACCAGATGTTAGAAAATACTACGATTTAGAATGGCTTTACGCTACAGCTCCGAGGGTAAGCCTATGA
- a CDS encoding outer membrane protein assembly factor BamD, with product MRYITKHRWFFIFLLLMVVSCAKMTEEKRAKLAQELYSEGMSAYTNRSYSKATQKLKEALKYIDQLTPQQIKDLKYALAESYYLDKDYINAVVYLEDYIFQYPDSPETEKAYYMLIDSYAKVAPDAYRDQTYTQKALEKARDFLSKYPNSPYADRVADIIESIKGREAKHQYLIARFYEDYGYYYSAARRYRDLLINYPNEFSEAELLYRYIKSLLLVRKQAQKMEEKYRGWINQAQKHLKEARTEEEKKAIQNRIDFLSKEIERWRNIAQESYQEGLAQAQKYKEVFGENNYYKDLQRYIKKG from the coding sequence ATGAGATACATTACAAAGCATAGGTGGTTTTTTATATTCCTTCTGCTGATGGTGGTTTCCTGCGCAAAGATGACTGAGGAAAAAAGGGCTAAGTTAGCCCAGGAACTCTATTCAGAAGGTATGTCTGCATACACCAACAGAAGTTATAGTAAAGCTACCCAAAAGCTAAAGGAAGCCCTCAAGTACATAGACCAACTAACACCCCAGCAGATAAAGGATCTAAAGTATGCACTCGCCGAGAGCTACTACCTTGATAAGGATTACATCAACGCCGTCGTCTACCTAGAAGACTATATTTTCCAATATCCTGATTCACCAGAAACGGAAAAGGCTTACTACATGCTAATAGACAGTTACGCAAAGGTAGCACCAGACGCATACAGGGATCAAACCTATACCCAGAAAGCTTTAGAAAAGGCAAGAGATTTCCTGAGTAAGTATCCCAATAGTCCATATGCAGATAGGGTAGCAGATATAATAGAAAGTATAAAGGGGAGAGAAGCAAAACATCAATATCTGATAGCACGTTTTTATGAAGACTACGGTTACTACTATTCAGCGGCAAGGAGGTACAGAGACCTCCTAATAAACTACCCCAATGAATTCTCAGAAGCAGAATTACTCTACAGGTACATAAAATCTCTTCTTCTGGTGAGAAAGCAGGCCCAAAAGATGGAAGAAAAATATAGAGGTTGGATAAACCAAGCTCAAAAACACCTAAAAGAAGCAAGAACAGAAGAAGAAAAGAAAGCCATTCAGAATAGAATAGATTTTCTGTCTAAGGAGATAGAAAGGTGGCGCAACATAGCTCAAGAAAGCTATCAAGAAGGTCTGGCACAAGCTCAAAAGTATAAAGAGGTTTTTGGAGAGAATAATTACTACAAAGATCTCCAAAGGTATATTAAAAAGGGTTGA